A window of the Glaciimonas sp. CA11.2 genome harbors these coding sequences:
- a CDS encoding ABC transporter substrate-binding protein: MSNLFSVRLQRFIGLSLMTLGLAATSLASAGDVPARILLKVADQKGGLRSQLEAAGELKNLPYDIKWSEFVAAAPLLEALNAGAVDVGYAGDAPLVFALAAGAPLKAIGVNKSDPFGTAIIANANSPLSGPASLKGKRIATGKGSIGHYLTLAALQSIGLKASDVSFRFLSPVDAKTALAGNSVDAWATWEPYTATAELTDHAKIVVNGRGLSAGLSYLIVHEDAIKPKHAALQDLLQRLVRSQRWSNDHIDAYSASLAELIGVPKEVAKLSWERRQGKWIPIDDTVIKTQQHTADVYAEAGIIQHKISVSNGFDRSFPLQK; this comes from the coding sequence ATGTCTAATCTATTCAGTGTTCGCTTGCAACGTTTCATCGGACTTAGCTTGATGACGCTTGGTCTTGCAGCCACTTCACTGGCATCAGCGGGCGATGTACCGGCCAGAATACTACTCAAGGTAGCGGATCAGAAAGGCGGCTTAAGATCGCAACTGGAAGCCGCCGGTGAACTTAAAAATCTGCCCTATGACATCAAGTGGTCGGAGTTTGTGGCCGCAGCGCCGTTACTGGAAGCTTTAAATGCTGGCGCAGTCGACGTCGGCTACGCAGGTGATGCACCACTGGTATTTGCCTTGGCGGCTGGCGCACCGCTCAAAGCGATAGGAGTGAACAAATCAGATCCCTTTGGTACAGCCATTATTGCCAATGCAAATTCTCCACTTTCCGGCCCGGCCAGTTTGAAGGGAAAACGCATCGCTACCGGAAAAGGCTCCATTGGTCACTATCTGACGCTGGCCGCGCTTCAATCTATTGGCCTCAAGGCCAGTGATGTTTCTTTTAGATTTTTGTCACCAGTTGACGCCAAGACGGCGTTAGCTGGCAATTCCGTTGATGCCTGGGCGACATGGGAGCCTTATACGGCAACGGCTGAACTGACTGACCACGCGAAAATTGTTGTGAATGGGCGCGGCTTGTCAGCCGGGCTTAGTTATCTGATCGTCCATGAGGACGCCATCAAACCCAAACACGCTGCACTACAGGATCTGCTGCAACGCCTGGTGCGATCTCAACGTTGGTCTAACGATCATATAGATGCCTATTCCGCGTCATTAGCCGAACTTATTGGTGTACCAAAAGAAGTAGCCAAACTATCCTGGGAGCGGCGACAGGGCAAATGGATACCGATTGATGATACTGTGATCAAAACCCAGCAACATACTGCCGACGTTTATGCGGAAGCGGGTATCATCCAGCATAAGATCAGTGTTTCCAATGGTTTCGATCGTAGTTTTCCGCTACAGAAATAA
- a CDS encoding cysteine dioxygenase codes for MSPLSNSINIGKNNAPNVARLRGFIGELAELLDRRPSEAEILRDGGALLRQLIAVDDWLPPAFALPNPERYQQFLLHVDSRERFSIVSFVWGPGQATPIHDHTVWGLIGMLRGAEYSQSYQPDKDRDGRFTPVGAPTHLLPGDVEAVSPTIGDIHKVQNAFIDRPSISIHVYGANIGAVQRSVYTEDGGTKQFISGYSNTLLPNIWDRSAESNKMQQNSITI; via the coding sequence ATGTCTCCACTGTCAAACTCAATAAATATCGGAAAAAATAACGCGCCGAACGTAGCCCGTCTGCGGGGTTTTATCGGGGAACTGGCGGAATTGCTTGACCGCAGACCCTCGGAGGCCGAGATTTTGCGCGATGGCGGCGCGTTGTTGCGACAGCTTATCGCTGTCGACGACTGGCTACCGCCTGCATTCGCGCTTCCAAATCCAGAACGGTATCAACAATTTTTGCTCCACGTAGATTCGCGTGAGCGCTTTTCGATTGTGAGCTTTGTCTGGGGTCCCGGACAAGCCACACCAATTCATGATCATACCGTATGGGGATTGATCGGCATGTTGCGGGGCGCTGAATATTCGCAAAGCTATCAGCCAGATAAAGATCGGGATGGTCGCTTCACCCCCGTTGGCGCGCCAACCCATCTATTGCCGGGAGATGTCGAGGCCGTCTCGCCCACGATCGGCGATATCCATAAAGTACAGAATGCGTTCATCGACCGGCCATCCATCAGCATCCATGTTTATGGTGCGAACATCGGCGCTGTGCAACGCTCGGTCTACACGGAAGATGGCGGCACCAAACAGTTTATTTCGGGCTATTCCAACACACTATTACCCAATATTTGGGATCGCTCTGCTGAATCCAACAAAATGCAACAAAACTCAATAACCATTTAA
- a CDS encoding LLM class flavin-dependent oxidoreductase, whose product MSIEFIGMIGPKKVSEIHPAQGPALDPDYIARFAQAHEQSGFDRILIAQHSSDADPFLVTSHAAAATKKIGFMLAHRPGFIAPTMAARKFATLDQLSGGRLAVHIISGGDDEEQQRDGDFLSHDERYARTDEYLGILRKVWTNDQPFDHAGKYYRFKNSYSEVRTVQKPHIPIYFGGASPPAVQVAGKHADVYALWGETHEQVRDIIRQVSAEAEKHGRKPRFSVSFRPILADTEEAAWARAESILAETRRIRKASGLSSASGDSKQSEGARRLLATAERGDRHDRCLWTAIAKEIGGRSNSTALVGTPEQVAHALLDYVDLGVSTFLIRGFDPLEDAIDYGRKLIPLTRQLVAARSADRIAQRKQK is encoded by the coding sequence ATGAGCATCGAATTCATCGGTATGATCGGTCCGAAAAAAGTATCTGAAATTCATCCGGCACAAGGACCGGCGCTGGATCCGGATTACATCGCACGCTTTGCACAAGCGCATGAACAATCAGGTTTTGATCGGATTTTGATCGCGCAGCACTCATCCGATGCCGATCCATTTTTGGTGACATCCCACGCTGCCGCTGCCACGAAAAAAATCGGTTTTATGCTTGCCCACCGTCCCGGCTTTATTGCACCTACAATGGCAGCGCGCAAGTTCGCGACGCTTGATCAACTCAGTGGTGGACGATTGGCGGTACATATTATTTCTGGCGGTGACGATGAAGAGCAGCAACGCGATGGCGATTTTTTATCCCACGATGAACGCTATGCGCGCACTGATGAATATCTCGGCATTTTGCGCAAAGTGTGGACCAATGATCAACCGTTCGACCATGCGGGAAAATATTACCGATTCAAAAATAGTTACTCTGAAGTCAGGACAGTACAAAAACCGCATATTCCCATTTATTTTGGCGGGGCTTCACCACCCGCCGTGCAGGTCGCGGGCAAACATGCCGACGTGTATGCGCTATGGGGAGAAACCCATGAACAAGTACGAGACATCATTCGCCAAGTCAGCGCGGAAGCGGAAAAACACGGTCGCAAACCACGCTTTTCTGTGTCATTCCGCCCCATCCTGGCAGATACGGAAGAGGCTGCATGGGCACGCGCTGAAAGTATCCTGGCGGAAACCAGGCGTATTCGTAAAGCCAGTGGTTTAAGCAGCGCATCGGGTGATTCAAAACAAAGCGAAGGTGCGCGGCGTCTGTTAGCGACAGCGGAACGCGGCGATCGTCACGATAGATGCCTATGGACCGCGATTGCCAAAGAAATTGGTGGGCGATCCAATTCAACAGCGTTGGTCGGGACGCCGGAACAGGTTGCCCATGCGCTGCTAGATTACGTTGATCTTGGTGTGTCGACATTTTTGATCCGCGGCTTTGATCCATTGGAGGATGCTATCGATTACGGCCGAAAATTGATACCGCTAACACGGCAACTAGTTGCTGCACGCAGCGCCGATCGTATCGCTCAACGAAAGCAGAAGTAA